A window of Sphingobacterium sp. SRCM116780 contains these coding sequences:
- a CDS encoding TetR/AcrR family transcriptional regulator — MSNPKERILTIALSLFHQQGYNRTGINQIIADAKVAKASFYQHFKSKDELCVAYLNHRHMYWFSELHLFTEKFHSSKEKIIASFDFLIHMNDQEDFRGCSFLNILSEISKDQPEILHEIQSHKKDLRMFFQQLTSKIELSEQVYLLFEAALIESQLFRSNELIERSKSIINKLIKN, encoded by the coding sequence ATGAGTAATCCAAAAGAACGTATTCTAACAATTGCATTATCTCTTTTTCATCAACAGGGATATAATAGAACAGGTATCAATCAGATCATTGCCGATGCAAAAGTAGCTAAAGCTAGTTTTTATCAGCACTTCAAATCGAAGGATGAGCTTTGTGTTGCCTACCTGAACCATAGACATATGTATTGGTTTTCTGAACTACATCTTTTTACTGAAAAGTTCCATTCAAGTAAGGAAAAGATTATAGCTTCTTTTGATTTCTTGATTCACATGAATGATCAAGAAGATTTCAGAGGCTGTAGTTTCTTAAATATTTTATCAGAGATCAGTAAAGATCAGCCAGAGATTCTGCATGAAATTCAAAGTCATAAAAAAGATTTGAGAATGTTTTTTCAACAACTTACCTCAAAAATTGAACTTTCAGAACAGGTCTATCTTTTATTCGAAGCTGCCTTAATTGAGAGTCAACTGTTTCGTTCGAATGAACTGATCGAACGTAGTAAATCCATTATCAATAAACTAATCAAAAATTAA